The following proteins are encoded in a genomic region of Channa argus isolate prfri chromosome 3, Channa argus male v1.0, whole genome shotgun sequence:
- the LOC137124147 gene encoding ankyrin repeat and SOCS box protein 5-like isoform X2, which yields MSYIYQWLDVPWGDGDMGSWADRSPLHEAASQGRLLVLHTLLGQGYNVDTVTINHVTPLHEACLSGHVACVKALISAGANVNAATIDGVTPLYNCCASGSVGCMELLLQNGAHTRTAHTHFPSALHEACKRGHGQCVESLLSHGADPDYEVSHLGSPLYMSCVNRQTACSQILLHRGASVNVGRGGDSPLHAAVRQDSADQVAALLDYGADVNVRDGNNLRPVELAPPGGKTQQLLLAFEVSPRTLCQLCRLQIRNLLGRSRLKQLTLLPLPPLLTHYLEHP from the exons ATGTCGTATATCTACCAGTGGCTGGATGTGCCATGGGGAGACGGAGATATGG GGTCCTGGGCGGATCGCTCCCCTCTCCATGAAGCAGCTTCTCAGGGGCGACTTCTTGTTCTGCACACTCTGTTGGGCCAG GGATATAACGTCGACACTGTGACCATCAATCATGTGACCCCTCTACACGAGGCCTGTTTGTCAGGGCATGTAGCCTGTGTCAAAGCCCTGATCAGTGCAGGAGCTAAT gtgAATGCTGCCACCATTGATGGTGTCACTCCTCTCTACAACTGCTGTGCATCTGGAAGTGTGGGGTGTATGGAACTGCTGTTGCAGAATggagcacacacacgcacagcacacacacatttcccttCAGCTCTACATGAAGCCTGCAAAAGAG GTCATGGCCAGTGTGTAGAGTCTCTGCTGTCTCATGGAGCAGATCCAGATTATGAAGTTTCCCACTTGGGCTCTCCTCTCTACATGAGCTGTGTAAATCGACAGACAGCCTGCTCACAGATTCTGCTGCACAGAG GAGCCAGTGTTAATGTCGGCAGAGGAGGTGACAGTCCTCTGCATGCAGCTGTCAGACAGGATAGCGCTGATCAGGTGGCAGCGTTGCTGGACTATGGAGCTGACGTCAACGTCAGAGACGGTAACAATCTGCGACCTGTGGAGCTGGCGCCACCTGGTGGGAAAacacaacagctgctgctggcaTTTGAAG TTTCTCCGAGAACACTTTGCCAGTTGTGCCGTCTTCAGATCAGGAATCTGCTTGGTCGATCCAGACTGAAGCAACTCACCCTCCTTCCACTCCCTCCCTTGCTCACTCACTACCTGGAGCACCCATAG